A window of Tursiops truncatus isolate mTurTru1 chromosome 8, mTurTru1.mat.Y, whole genome shotgun sequence contains these coding sequences:
- the NCR3LG1 gene encoding LOW QUALITY PROTEIN: natural cytotoxicity triggering receptor 3 ligand 1 (The sequence of the model RefSeq protein was modified relative to this genomic sequence to represent the inferred CDS: substituted 1 base at 1 genomic stop codon) codes for MQVPGGCGHGAEGGRPNGVGLRAVFPVLVLILRLTLLTAGFLEVEMAGRTQMVFLNENATIFCKIPGFPHLDINSMGITWFRKAQLSEIEIKVFEFFGDHKVAFRPGANVSPWRLKRGDASLQLPGVQLWEAGEYRCELVVTPQKAQGRVWLEVVAHPVSSLFLERAVVKDNEDRHILCKSSGFYPEYINITWKRWTQKDPQFQEISEDIITGPTMKNEDGTFNITSDLRLKPSLEDNVTIYQCVVWHVSSLMCQSFNFTPILIESEKKTDSWIVWLCIGLISAGLIVLIFFFMFFSLEKIRDCKAKFRLMFWSRLWEFRIHGQCMVLGSSQCXCWDILSVFMSLLEGERHGNQSLLEDERPWKLELVALVEASLDQMTATGHLKGNILTRPTCE; via the exons ATGCAAGTTCCGGGAGGCTGTGGCCACGGCGCAGAGGGCGGGCGGCCCAACGGGGTGGGGCTCCGTGCTGTGTTCCCGGTTCTGGTGCTGATCCTGAGGCTCACGCTGCTCACCGCAG GTTTTCTGGAAGTGGAGATGGCAGGAAGGACTCAGATGGTTTTCCTGAATGAAAATGCGACTATCTTTTGCAAGATCCCTGGTTTCCCACACCTGGACATCAACAGTATGGGTATCACCTGGTTTCGGAAGGCTCAGTTGTCTGAAATAGAGATCAAAGTGTTTGAATTTTTTGGAGACCACAAAGTGGCATTCCGACCTGGAGCCAACGTGTCTCCATGGAGGCTGAAGAGGGGGGATGCCTCACTGCAACTGCCTGGGGTCCAACTGTGGGAAGCAGGAGAGTACCGATGTGAGTTGGTGGTCACTCCTCAGAAGGCACAGGGGAGAGTCTGGCTGGAGGTTGTAG CTCACCCAGTCAGTAGCTTGTTTCTGGAGCGAGCTGTGGTGAAAGATAATGAAGACAGACATATTTTGTGTAAGTCAAGTGGATTCTACCCAGAGTATATTAACATAACATGGAAAAGGTGGACCCAGAAGGATCCCCAGTTCCAGGAGATTTCTGAGGACATTATCACTGGCCCCACCATGAAGAATGAGGATGGTACATTTAATATCACCAGCGACTTGAGGCTGAAGCCCTCTCTGGAAGACAATGTGACCATCTACCAGTGTGTGGTATGGCATGTATCCTCACTCATGTGCCAGAGTTTCAACTTCACCCCGATTCTGATAG AATCTGAGAAGAAAACTGACTCGTGGATTGTTTGGTTGTGTATTGGATTAATCTCTGCTGGACTGAtcgtattaatttttttttttatgtttttttctttggaaaagataAGAGACTGCAAAGCAAAGTTTAGACTTATGTTTTGGAGTAGACTCTGGGAATTCAGAATTCATGGCCAATGCATGGTGTTGGGGAGTTCTCAGTGTTGATGCTGGGATATTCTAAGTGTGTTTATG AGCCTGCTGGAGGGTGAGAGACATGGGAATCAGAGCCTGCTAGAGGATGAGAGACCCTGGAAGCTGGAGCTAGTTGCTCTAGTGGAGGCCAGTCTGGATCAGATGACAGCCACCGGACAT cttaaaggaaacatcctgaccaggcccacctgtgaatga
- the KCNJ11 gene encoding ATP-sensitive inward rectifier potassium channel 11: MLSRKGIIPEEYVLTRLAEDPTEPRYRARERRARFVSKNGNCNVAHKNIREQGRFLQDVFTTLVDLKWPYTLLIFTMSFLCSWLLFAMVWWLIAFAHGDLAPGEGAAVPCVTSIHSFSSAFLFSIEVQVTIGFGGRMVTEECPLAILILIVQNIVGLMINAIMLGCIFMKTAQAHRRAETLIFSKHAVIALRHSRLCFMLRVGDLRKSMIISATIHMQVVRKTTSPEGEVVPLHQVDIPMENGVGGNNIFLVAPLIIYHVIDANSPLYDLAPCDLHHHQDLEIIVILEGVVETTGITTQARTSYLADEILWGQRFVPIVAEEDGRYSVDYSKFGNTIKVPTPLCTARQLDEDPSLLDVLTLARGPLRKRSVAVAKAKAKFSVSPDSLS; the protein is encoded by the coding sequence ATGCTGTCCCGCAAAGGCATCATCCCTGAGGAGTATGTGCTGACGCGGCTAGCAGAGGACCCGACAGAGCCCCGGTACCGTGCCCGTGAGCGGAGAGCCCGTTTCGTGTCCAAGAATGGCAACTGCAACGTGGCCCACAAGAACATCCGGGAGCAAGGTCGCTTCCTGCAGGACGTGTTCACCACGCTGGTGGACCTCAAATGGCCATACACGCTGCTCATCTTCACCATGTCCTTCCTGTGCAGCTGGCTGCTCTTTGCCATGGTCTGGTGGCTCATCGCCTTCGCCCACGGTGACCTGGCCCCTGGTGAGGGTGCTGCTGTGCCCTGCGTCACCAGCATCCACTCCTTTTCATCtgccttccttttctccattgaggTGCAGGTGACCATCGGTTTCGGCGGGCGCATGGTGACCGAGGAGTGCCCTCTGGCCATCCTGATCCTCATTGTGCAGAACATCGTAGGGCTCATGATCAATGCCATCATGCTGGGCTGCATCTTCATGAAGACTGCCCAGGCCCACCGGCGGGCTGAGACCCTCATCTTCAGCAAGCACGCGGTCATCGCCCTGCGCCACAGCCGCCTCTGCTTCATGCTGCGCGTGGGCGACCTCCGCAAGAGCATGATCATCAGCGCCACCATCCACATGCAGGTGGTGCGCAAGACCACCAGCCCTGAGGGCGAGGTGGTACCCCTCCACCAGGTGGACATCCCCATGGAGAATGGTGTGGGTGGCAATAACATCTTCCTGGTGGCTCCCCTCATCATCTACCACGTCATTGACGCCAACAGCCCGCTCTATGACCTGGCGCCCTGCGACCTGCACCACCATCAGGACCTTGAGATCATCGTCATCCTGGAAGGTGTGGTGGAAACCACGGGCATCACCACCCAGGCCCGCACCTCCTACCTGGCCGACGAGATCCTGTGGGGCCAGCGCTTTGTACCCATCGTGGCCGAGGAGGATGGCCGCTACTCTGTGGACTACTCCAAGTTTGGCAATACCATCAAAGTGCCCACGCCGCTCTGCACGGCCCGCCAGCTGGATGAGGACCCCAGCCTGCTGGATGTCCTGACCCTCGCCCGCGGGCCCCTGCGCAAGCGCAGCGTGGCCgtggccaaggccaaggccaagTTCAGCGTCTCTCCAGATTCCCTGTCCTGA